In Anopheles gambiae chromosome 2, idAnoGambNW_F1_1, whole genome shotgun sequence, a single window of DNA contains:
- the LOC133391068 gene encoding uncharacterized protein LOC133391068 has product MLNLRLRIYFLNALSCFVLVPPQLSEFIREQLHFPAMSDDLSNNDHNYNRRLRRNRRWWMRPVFFRRRQDGNRLLDDIKAEMVNDTIKNFMRMKHEDFDRLYVLVGPEISRMDTNVREAITAQERLLITLRYLATGETFASLQYLFWIPSTAEEWKEKSKKFEQRWNFPHAIGSIDGKHVQVEKPSNSGSEYYNYQHYFSIVLLAVVDADYNFLHADIGGKGGISDGGVFKNTRLYQKLENNSLNVPEPEPLRVPYAMRVPYFLLGDKAFAFTRYCIRPFGGMHAEGTIERVFNKRHSRARMIVENVFGILANRFRIFKSPILLEPEEAKTVIMTTIYLHNFLRQSASRNTYTRPSSFDRVVNGRFVGGERAPTTMSGLQGIPCRTPNDLLNIRLHIAHDLKYNNQLNH; this is encoded by the exons ATGCtaaatctcagattgcgcatatattttttgaatgcgttgagttgttttgttttggttccgCCACAATTGAGCGAGTTTATTCGTGAGCAGCTTCATTTTCCAGCCATGAGTGATGATTTATCAAACAACGATCATAATTACAACCGGCGTCTTCGGCGAAACCGTCGGTGGTGGATGCGACCAGTTTTCTTCCGCAGAAGACAGGATGGAAATCGTCTGTTGGACGACATCAAGGCCGAAATGGTAAACGATACGATAAAAAATTTTATGCGGATGAAACACGAAGATTTCGATCGTCTTTATGTCTTGGTCGGTCCAGAAATAAGCCGCATGGATACAAATGTGCGAGAAGCGATCACGGCCCAAGAAAGGCTTTTAATAACATTGCGGTATTTGGCAACGGGGGAGACATTTGCAAGTTTGCAATACTTGTTTTGG ATCCCGTCCACAGCAGAAGAATGGAAGGAGAAATCAAAAAAGTTTGAACAAAGGTGGAATTTTCCGCATGCAATTGGGTCCATTGATGGCAAACACGTACAAGTGGAAAAGCCTAGTAATAGTGGATCAGAGTATTACAACTATCAACATTATTTCAGCATTGTATTACTTGCGGTAGTAGATGCCGATTACAACTTTTTACATGCAGATATTGGAGGAAAAGGTGGAATATCTGACGGAGGTGTGTTTAAAAACACACGCTTGTACCAGAAGCTGGAAAACAACAGTTTGAACGTTCCGGAACCTGAACCACTGCGAGTTCCATATGCAATGCGAGTACCTTACTTTCTTTTAGGCGATAAAGCGTTTGCTTTTACCAGGTACTGCATTCGACCATTTGGAGGCATGCATGCGGAAGGGACAATTGAAAGAGTTTTCAACAAACGTCACTCTCGTGCTCGAATGATCGTTGAAAATGTGTTCGGGATTTTAGCCAACCGTTTCCGAATTTTTAAAAGCCCGATTCTGCTAGAGCCAGAAGAAGCTAAAACGGTTATTATGACAACAATATATCTCCATAATTTTCTTCGACAGAGTGCTTCACGCAATACATACACTCGCCCTTCATCTTTTGACAGGGTcgtcaatgggcgttttgtagGAGGCGAGAGAGCTCCAACTACAATGAGCGGACTACAAGGCATACCCTGTCGCACGCCAAACGACTTGTTGAATATACGTTTACACATTGCACATGATCTTAAGTATAATAACCAACTTAATCATTAA